The proteins below are encoded in one region of Elgaria multicarinata webbii isolate HBS135686 ecotype San Diego chromosome 8, rElgMul1.1.pri, whole genome shotgun sequence:
- the LOC134402448 gene encoding fetuin-B-like isoform X1, whose amino-acid sequence MALLIYFLIGIQVLGSLASLLPVLPEPTPPPLVFLSPPCNSSVVKTVAEMALNKINADRREGYVLALHRIFDVRELPQRNRFPAMNYMQRIVASYEKQLDGSLFYLTLDVLETECHVLSRKLPKDCEISTMPRTIYGQCKAVFRLGRKVEHSFLYNYDCILRQHISMRCGDCTGLDDPTEPQYQEAAAQMLAKFNAESNHPHYFAILNVARATSQDYFGILANLDFIIQETSCPKSKSVTDVSKCPLLPPEKAETGLCQGSKGRGEPVMLPDGQIEVKNSVGVKCHFFHSEATNSTEQNPQSAPEPGQDGHKEESESHMSQHHHPYSAHTFLAPERTVGRVIFIRFEGQQPHGTPAPPQVQHPEGNKTEGDKPLRLIIPPFPAGFSESDTCPGESSMDVFDLELPSRPIVKSPPQMSQTQ is encoded by the exons ATGGCTCTTCTAATTTATTTCCTGATCGGGATTCAGGTACTGGGCTCTTTGGCTAGCCTTCTACCAGTGCTTCCGGAACCGACGCCACCGCCTCTTGTATTTCTTTCCCCACCATGTAATTCTTCTGTAGTAAAGACTGTTGCCGAGATGGCTCTTAACAAGATCAATGCCGATCGAAGAGAGGGCTATGTGTTGGCTCTCCACCGAATCTTTGATGTCCGTGAACTTCCACAG CGGAATAGGTTTCCTGCtatgaattacatgcaaaggattgtggctTCTTATGAAAAGCAGCTCGATGGCTCTCTCTTCTATCTCACCTTGGATGTGCTGGAAACTGAATGCCACGTCCTGAGCAGGAAATTGCCAAAAGATTGCGAAATTAGTACTATGCCTCGGACA ATCTATGGACAGTGCAAAGCAGTGTTCCGGCTTGGCAGGAAGGTGGAACATAGTTTTCTATATAACTACGACTGCATTTTACGCCAAC ATATATCAATGCGATGTGGTGACTGCACTGGTCTTGATGACCCCACTGAACCCCAGTATCAAGAGGCGGCTGCTCAGATGCTTGCCAAGTTCAATGCAGAAAGCAACCATCCGCATTATTTCGCCATCCTCAATGTCGCCCGAGCAACTTCACAG GATTACTTTGGAATTTTAGCAAATCTGGATTTTATCATCCAGGAGACCTCCTGTCCCAAAAGCAAGTCCGTGACAGATGTCTCCAAATGCCCACTCCTTCCACCTGAAAAGGCA GAGACAGGTCTATGCCAAGGTTCTAAAGGACGCGGTGAGCCAGTAATGCTGCCAGACGGTCAGATAGAAGTAAAGAATTCTGTCGGTGTAAAATGTCATTTCTTCCACTCGGAg GCAACTAACAGCACAGAGCAGAATCCACAGTCTGCTCCTGAACCCGGGCAGGATGGACACAAGGAGGAAAGTGAAAGCCACATGTCACAGCATCATCATCCTTATTCTGCTCATACGTTCCTAGCCCCGGAAAGAACAGTGGGCCGGGTGATCTTTATTCGTTTTGAAGGACAACAACCACatgggacacctgctccccctcaaGTGCAGCATCCAGAGGGGAACAAGACAGAAGGGGACAAACCACTTAGACTAATCATCCCTCCATTCCCCGCTGGGTTTTCAGAATCAGACACTTGTCCAGGAGAGAGCTCAATGGATGTTTTCGACCTTGAGCTGCCCAGTAGGCCCATAGTTAAATCACCGCCCCAAATGTCCCAAACTCAGTAA
- the LOC134402448 gene encoding fetuin-B-like isoform X2 encodes MALLIYFLIGIQVLGSLASLLPVLPEPTPPPLVFLSPPCNSSVVKTVAEMALNKINADRREGYVLALHRIFDVRELPQRNRFPAMNYMQRIVASYEKQLDGSLFYLTLDVLETECHVLSRKLPKDCEISTMPRTVPPEDISMRCGDCTGLDDPTEPQYQEAAAQMLAKFNAESNHPHYFAILNVARATSQDYFGILANLDFIIQETSCPKSKSVTDVSKCPLLPPEKAETGLCQGSKGRGEPVMLPDGQIEVKNSVGVKCHFFHSEATNSTEQNPQSAPEPGQDGHKEESESHMSQHHHPYSAHTFLAPERTVGRVIFIRFEGQQPHGTPAPPQVQHPEGNKTEGDKPLRLIIPPFPAGFSESDTCPGESSMDVFDLELPSRPIVKSPPQMSQTQ; translated from the exons ATGGCTCTTCTAATTTATTTCCTGATCGGGATTCAGGTACTGGGCTCTTTGGCTAGCCTTCTACCAGTGCTTCCGGAACCGACGCCACCGCCTCTTGTATTTCTTTCCCCACCATGTAATTCTTCTGTAGTAAAGACTGTTGCCGAGATGGCTCTTAACAAGATCAATGCCGATCGAAGAGAGGGCTATGTGTTGGCTCTCCACCGAATCTTTGATGTCCGTGAACTTCCACAG CGGAATAGGTTTCCTGCtatgaattacatgcaaaggattgtggctTCTTATGAAAAGCAGCTCGATGGCTCTCTCTTCTATCTCACCTTGGATGTGCTGGAAACTGAATGCCACGTCCTGAGCAGGAAATTGCCAAAAGATTGCGAAATTAGTACTATGCCTCGGACA GTTCCTCCTGAAGATATATCAATGCGATGTGGTGACTGCACTGGTCTTGATGACCCCACTGAACCCCAGTATCAAGAGGCGGCTGCTCAGATGCTTGCCAAGTTCAATGCAGAAAGCAACCATCCGCATTATTTCGCCATCCTCAATGTCGCCCGAGCAACTTCACAG GATTACTTTGGAATTTTAGCAAATCTGGATTTTATCATCCAGGAGACCTCCTGTCCCAAAAGCAAGTCCGTGACAGATGTCTCCAAATGCCCACTCCTTCCACCTGAAAAGGCA GAGACAGGTCTATGCCAAGGTTCTAAAGGACGCGGTGAGCCAGTAATGCTGCCAGACGGTCAGATAGAAGTAAAGAATTCTGTCGGTGTAAAATGTCATTTCTTCCACTCGGAg GCAACTAACAGCACAGAGCAGAATCCACAGTCTGCTCCTGAACCCGGGCAGGATGGACACAAGGAGGAAAGTGAAAGCCACATGTCACAGCATCATCATCCTTATTCTGCTCATACGTTCCTAGCCCCGGAAAGAACAGTGGGCCGGGTGATCTTTATTCGTTTTGAAGGACAACAACCACatgggacacctgctccccctcaaGTGCAGCATCCAGAGGGGAACAAGACAGAAGGGGACAAACCACTTAGACTAATCATCCCTCCATTCCCCGCTGGGTTTTCAGAATCAGACACTTGTCCAGGAGAGAGCTCAATGGATGTTTTCGACCTTGAGCTGCCCAGTAGGCCCATAGTTAAATCACCGCCCCAAATGTCCCAAACTCAGTAA